One segment of Arcanobacterium phocae DNA contains the following:
- a CDS encoding DEAD/DEAH box helicase, translated as MTQTSGIADTSKASVPTNTEPAADIEAAGKDLNLDQKTFADYGVSAPIAEALAEKGITHPFPIQALTLPVALKGSDIIGQAKTGTGKTLGFGIPMIQRCVGPSEEGFDSLEHPGAPQGLVVVPTRELAKQVAQDLRAAAAKRAIRVVEVYGGRAYEPQVKELEKGAEIVVGTPGRLIDLMKHKTLNLHAVRTVVLDEADEMLDLGFLEDVENILSATPPNRHTMLFSATMPGPVVAMARRYMTHATHVRAQAHDDDSTTVKSVRQVVYRTHAMNKIEVLSRILQARGRGLTIIFTRTKRAASRVTEDLAARGFATGAMHGDLGQGAREQALRAFRHGKIDVLVATDVAARGIDVDNVTHVINYQTPEDEKTYIHRIGRTGRAGHSGTAITFVDWEDTPKWSVINKMLSLGMPEPVETYHTSDHLYTDLDIPTEVTGRLPKEQRVREGLAAEKLEDLGETGKNAGRGRRHNDSRDHHDKHGSHSRQHSKRSSDSHETRERKPRQRRRIRKSTD; from the coding sequence ATGACTCAAACGTCAGGAATCGCGGATACATCAAAAGCATCCGTTCCAACTAATACAGAACCAGCAGCAGATATCGAAGCAGCTGGAAAAGATCTTAACCTTGATCAAAAGACTTTTGCCGATTACGGAGTATCTGCTCCAATCGCTGAAGCTCTCGCGGAAAAAGGCATTACTCATCCCTTCCCTATCCAAGCCCTCACTCTGCCAGTAGCGCTTAAGGGATCCGATATTATCGGCCAAGCGAAAACCGGAACTGGCAAGACACTCGGCTTCGGCATCCCAATGATCCAACGCTGTGTAGGCCCTAGCGAAGAAGGGTTCGACTCACTCGAACATCCTGGGGCACCACAAGGTCTCGTCGTCGTTCCTACTCGCGAGTTGGCTAAACAGGTGGCACAAGATCTGCGTGCAGCCGCCGCAAAACGAGCGATACGAGTTGTTGAAGTCTACGGTGGTCGCGCATATGAACCGCAAGTTAAAGAGCTTGAAAAGGGTGCCGAGATCGTCGTCGGAACTCCGGGACGATTAATCGATTTGATGAAGCACAAGACCCTCAACCTCCACGCCGTCCGCACCGTCGTTCTCGACGAAGCAGACGAAATGCTCGATTTAGGGTTCCTTGAAGATGTTGAAAATATTTTAAGCGCAACACCACCCAACCGGCACACGATGCTCTTCTCTGCAACGATGCCAGGACCAGTGGTAGCGATGGCACGTCGGTATATGACGCATGCTACTCACGTCCGCGCGCAAGCCCACGACGACGATTCCACTACCGTTAAATCTGTACGCCAAGTCGTCTACCGCACCCATGCAATGAATAAGATTGAGGTTCTTTCCCGAATCCTGCAGGCACGCGGACGCGGTTTGACCATTATTTTCACCCGGACTAAGCGGGCTGCCTCACGAGTAACCGAAGATCTCGCTGCTCGAGGTTTTGCTACCGGGGCAATGCACGGCGATCTCGGACAAGGAGCTCGTGAACAAGCGTTGCGCGCCTTCCGTCATGGCAAGATTGATGTTCTTGTTGCCACCGATGTCGCAGCACGCGGTATCGACGTCGATAACGTTACCCACGTGATCAACTACCAGACTCCGGAAGACGAAAAAACGTATATCCACCGGATCGGACGGACGGGTCGAGCAGGCCATTCGGGCACTGCAATCACATTCGTAGACTGGGAAGATACCCCAAAGTGGTCAGTCATCAATAAGATGCTCTCCTTAGGAATGCCAGAACCAGTAGAAACCTACCACACGTCAGACCATCTTTATACCGATCTTGACATTCCTACCGAAGTCACTGGTCGGTTGCCAAAAGAGCAACGCGTCCGGGAAGGTCTAGCGGCTGAAAAGCTCGAAGACCTCGGCGAAACGGGCAAGAACGCCGGTCGTGGACGACGCCATAACGATTCGCGTGACCACCATGACAAGCACGGATCACACAGCCGTCAACATTCGAAGCGCTCTTCTGATTCTCATGAAACACGCGAGCGCAAGCCACGCCAGCGTCGTCGTATCCGCAAATCTACAGACTGA
- a CDS encoding DUF3107 domain-containing protein — protein sequence MSCGKKGQTLDITIGIRDVTAAVNISVDMATEELNALVTDVLTNHKPLVLTSSDNETVFVPADALGYVQVSGAPQRRVGFGFA from the coding sequence TCATGTGGAAAGAAAGGACAAACCTTGGATATTACAATCGGAATCCGCGACGTTACCGCTGCGGTGAACATTAGTGTAGATATGGCCACTGAAGAGCTCAATGCACTCGTGACTGATGTGTTAACAAACCACAAGCCACTTGTACTGACAAGCTCAGATAATGAAACTGTGTTCGTACCAGCAGATGCCTTAGGTTACGTCCAGGTATCAGGAGCGCCACAACGGCGCGTCGGCTTCGGGTTTGCGTAA